A stretch of Colletotrichum lupini chromosome 2, complete sequence DNA encodes these proteins:
- a CDS encoding Mov34/MPN/PAD-1 family protein, with protein METALKSWELDNNVKLVDTKRDALYNLDHDAQKEQMNARPWAANPNHFKNVRISAVALIKMVMHARSGGNLEVMGLMQGYVNGDTFIVTDAFRLPVEGTETRVNAQGDAEEYMVEYLSLCREQGRMENVVGWYHSHPGYGCWLSGIDVGTQALQQQFQEPFLAVVIDPDRTINAGKVEIGAFRTYPENYIKEKEGGASGSGVTSDGWQEVPLAKAAEFGAHANKYYSLEVSHFKSTLESQMLELLWHKYWVQTLSQSPLITNRDYGNKQMLDLASKIKETTTQVARQGRSAPGTGGVGAASKKVDGLLEKLVKDSNTVAMQERTGLVAMEVKKKIFNDVSTNAS; from the exons ATGGAGACAGCTCTCAAGTCGTGGG AGCTCGACAACAACGTAAAGTTGGTTGACACCAAACGCGACGCTCTCTACAACCTCGACCACGATGCCCAGAAGGAACAGATGAACGCCCGCCCGTGGGCCGCGAACCCGAACCACTTCAAAAATGTCCGCATAAGCGCCGTGGCTCTCATCAAGATGGTGATGCACGCCCGTTCCGGCGGCAACCTCGAGGTGATGGGTCTTATGCAGGGCTATGTCAATGGCGACACTTTCATCGTCACAGATGCCTTCCGATTACCCGTGGAGGGAACCGAGACGCGCGTCAACGCCCAGGGCGACGCCGAAGAATACATGGTCGAATACCTCAGCCTCTGCCGTGAGCAGGGCAGAATGGAGAACGTCGTCGGATGGTATCACTCACATCCAGGCTACGGCTGCTGGCTGTCCGGCATCGACGTCGGCACCCAGGCGCTACAGCAGCAATTCCAGGAGCCCTTCCTCGCCGTCGTCATCGATCCTGACCGCACCATCAACGCAGGCAAGGTGGAGATTGGGGCTTTCCGAACGTACCCCGAGAACTACatcaaggagaaggagggcgGGGCCAGCGGCAGTGGCGTTACCAGCGACGGATGGCAGGAAGTCCCTCTGGCGAAGGCGGCAGAGTTCGGCGCTCACGCGAACAAGTACTACAGCCTCGAGGTGTCCCATTTCAAGAGCACGCTTGAGTCCCAGATGCTGGAGCTGCTGTGGCACAAGTACTGGGTACAGACGCTGAGCCAAAGCCCGCTCATTACGAATCGCGACTACGGAAACAAACAGATGCTTGATCTCGCATCCAAGATCAAGGAGACTACGACACAAGTCGCCCGTCAGGGACGGAGTGCTCCGGGAACGGGTGGTGTCGGCGCGGCCAGCAAAAAGGTCGACGGACTGCTCGAGAAGCTCGTGAAGGACAGCAATACTGTGGCGATGCAGGAGCGGACTGGTCTCGTTGCGATGGAGGTGAAGAAGAAGATCTTCAATGACGTGAGCACGAATGCGTCGTGA
- a CDS encoding major facilitator superfamily transporter: MPDWKAMFAPAPSLDVPDLETVDLADKEMERRIVRKQDLRILPWICITYLLNYLDRVNLGNARTLNNDKPEDNIVTMLNLTGQRYNVAVALFFVPYVLMEFPSNIMLKYFSPSKWISRIMVSWGIVTICTAACTTYGGLLAVRIMLGLAEAGFFPGIMMYLCFWYKPEERATRMAIFASSVAVAGAFGGLLATGISFLNRKGGLTGWQWLFILEGIPAVIVGVMVWFMLPDYPQTAAWLTPEERAFAVKRLGPFAPSMSDKHWDSKVAKKTIIDPYFWLFAVMYFLMTNSLNAFGYFAPTIVSSLGFKGYNAQLLTVPPNVFAMFIIIGNCLHSDRTKERSRHVIGALIFVATGYLLLAIVKHWGVRYFAVCIIACTNAAVLPFVAHRTATVQGSTATALATGGMIAIANTGGISAPFLFPSTDSPMYSMGNWTIFAFLATTAILTGYVWYVFGSHSGYRTGTKDAAGNLEVLDAGAGDPDELMNKKMGIVTDQDKKDEEA; this comes from the exons ATGCCCGACTGGAAGGCCATGTTCGCCCCGGCGCCGTCCCTGGACGTGCCCGACCTCGAGACCGTCGACCTTGCCGACAAGGAGATGGAACGCCGCATCGTCCGCAAGCAGGATCTCAGAATCCTTCCCTGGATTTGCATCACCTACCTCCTGA ACTACCTCGACAGAGTCAACCTCGGCAACGCCCGCACCCTCAACAACGACAAGCCCGAAGACAACATCGTCACCATGCTCAACCTCACCGGCCAGCGCTACAACGTCGCCGTCGCCCTCTTCTTCGTCCCCTACGTCCTCATGGAGTTCCCCTCCAACATCATGCTCAAGTACTTCTCCCCCTCAAAGTGGATCTCCCGCATCATGGTCTCCTGGGGCATCGTCACCATCTGCACCGCCGCCTGCACAACCTACGGCGGCCTCCTCGCCGTCCGCATCATGCTCGGCCTCGCCGAGGCCGGCTTCTTCCCGGGTATCATGATGTACCTCTGCTTCTGGTACAAGCCCGAGGAGCGCGCCACCCGCatggccatcttcgcctcctccgtcgccgtcgccggCGCCTTTGGCGGTCTCCTCGCCACCGGCATCTCCTTCCTCAACCGCAAGGGCGGCCTCACGGGCTGGCAGTGGCTCTTCATCCTCGAGGGCATCCCCGCCGTCATCGTCGGCGTCATGGTCTGGTTCATGCTCCCCGACTACCCCCAGACCGCCGCCTGGCTCACCCCCGAGGAGCGCGCCTTCGCCGTCAAGCGCCTCGGCCCCTTTGCCCCGTCCATGTCCGACAAGCACTGGGACAGCAAGGTCGCCAAGAAGACCATCATCGACCCGTACTTCTGGCTCTTCGCCGTCATGTACTTCCTCATGACAAACTCCCTCAACGCCTTCGGCTACTTCGCGCCCACCATCGTCTCCTCGCTCGGCTTCAAGGGATACAACGCCCAGCTGCTCACCGTCCCGCCCAACGTCTTTGCCATGTTCATCATCATCGGCAACTGTCTGCACAGCGATAGGACCAAGGAGCGCTCTCGCCACGTCATTGGTGCCTTGATCTTCGTCGCGACGGGATACCTCCTCCTGGCCATCGTCAAGCACTGGGGTGTGCGCTACTTTGCCGTGTGCATCATCGCTTGCACCAACGCCGCCGTCCTCCCTTTCGTTGCT CACCGCACCGCAACCGTCCAGGGCTCCACCGCCACCGCGCTCGCGACCGGCGGCATGATCGCCATTGCCAACACGGGCGGCATCTCCGCCCCCTTCCTCTTCCCCAGCACCGACTCCCCCATGTACAGCATGGGTAACTGGACCATCTTCGCCTTCCTCGCCACGACCGCCATCCTCACTGGCTACGTGTGGTACGTCTTTGGCAGCCACTCGGGCTACCGGACCGGCACCAAGGACGCCGCGGGCAACCTCGAGGTCCTGGACGCCGGCGCCGGCGACCCCGATGAGCTCATGAACAAGAAGATGGGCATCGTCACCGACCAGGACAAGAAGGATGAGGAGGCTTAG
- a CDS encoding heterokaryon incompatibility protein has protein sequence MCEEVNPTTASVQLSPSRVCRKAFLPSAQVIRMICEICVGAFQHRKGWVRDTDEGSEPTILLAHHESVASLEASALDACETCRPFWLQISEEDQIRLREFDATWTSRPRAGGAKSWTPGQRLDEFDGLVTMGAVVLLEEPSLKAIGSDLMISISFESGFTDEIHFDQKNISGTYVVQRGDYKDAGKMIPFSSNNTDSEEAWAKANLWMQTCLSTHTACNVELKADPWYPTRLLDLKAGCEGTDVVRLVITAEHRPSHNDRYATLSHCWGSAQFLQLKKATCDDFKRGIELSKLPKTFREAVQVTRQLGVRYLWIDSLCIFQDRDDLSDWLVEAGLMHKVYSNSFCNISAAGARDSSKGLFFKRDPRVSLTTDMCLNAEGFGLETEYTDCSIIDMSFWGHAVGQCHLNKRGWVLQERLLSPRVLHFGRDQLFWECREQAAGECYPEKMPEILANSVPTKFKRLSKEAYGPDAMSREREPDDPTFYHRIWDLIVRAYGSTRLTMASDKLLALSGIAQHFETLVDDTYVVGMWRKHLASNLLWHVDQETQVDGSPSIRPEVYRAPSFSWASVDGKIITGPLIDQSKLLIEVEDVRIEYVSKNKTGLVKGGHVDLRCCVLPFEMFVKSGSQRRFLSLKVNGVIVIASRKDPQRNIGPLVHMDIGQESFNDENTTGSLYYIIAQKQDEPDGFVRCLLLMAVDEKRKVFKRIGLAVTNDAEEIEMLQNGTHNADGSLSNNCGLDGIRTIRII, from the exons ATGTGCGAGGAAGTCAATCCA ACAACGGCAAGCGTTCAACTGTCTCCATCCCGGGTCTGTCGTAAAGCTTTCTTGCCATCGGCACAGGTTATCAGAATGATATGTGAAATTTGCGTTGGGGCGTTCCAACACCGGAAGGGTTGGGTTCGCGATACCGACGAGGGCTCCGAGCCCACCATTTTACTTGCTCATCACGAATCGGTCGCGAGCCTTGAAGCTTCAGCCCTCGACGCTTGCGAGACATGTCGTCCGTTCTGGCTCCAGATCAGCGAGGAGGACCAGATTAGACTGAGAGAGTTCGACGCCACTTGGACCTCACGCCCTAGGGCAGGCGGTGCAAAGTCCTGGACACCTGGGCAACGGTTGGACGAGTTTGATGGTCTAGTGACTATGGGCGCAGTTGTCCTTCTCGAGGAACCGAGTCTAAAAGCCATTGGGTCTGACTTGATGATATCCATTTCATTCGAGTCGGGATTCACGGATGAAATTCATTTTGATCAAAAAAATATTTCTGGTACTTATGTGGTACAGAGAGGTGATT ACAAGGATGCCGGAAAGATGATACCGTTCTCCAGTAACAACACGGACTCCGAGGAAGCGTGGGCTAAAGCAAACTTATGGATGCAAACCTGTTTGTCTACTCACACGGCTTGCAACGTTGAGCTGAAAGCGGATCCGTGGTATCCAACTCGATTGCTTGACCTCAAGGCTGGTTGCGAGGGAACAGATGTTGTCCGTCTGGTAATCACGGCAGAACACCGGCCTTCGCACAATGATCGCTATGCGACCCTGAGTCATTGCTGGGGTTCAGCCCAGTTTCTGCAACTGAAGAAAGCCACGTGCGACGATTTCAAAAGAGGCATCGAGCTCTCCAAGCTTCCAAAGACATTCCGTGAAGCCGTGCAAGTCACTCGACAACTAGGCGTGCGGTACCTCTGGATCGACTCGCTGTGCATATTCCAGGATCGAGACGATCTCTCCGACTGGCTGGTCGAAGCGGGTTTGATGCACAAAGTGTATTCAAACTCATTTTGCAACATCTCTGCAGCGGGAGCACGCGATAGTTCCAAGGGCCTTTTCTTCAAGCGGGATCCGAGAGTGAGCCTTACTACCGACATGTGCCTCAATGCAGAGGGGTTTGGACTGGAAACGGAATACACCGACTGCAGCATTATCGACATGTCATTTTGGGGCCATGCCGTTGGGCAGTGTCATCTTAATAAGCGCGGCTGGGTTCTACAGGAGCGTCTGCTTTCACCACGCGTTCTCCACTTTGGCCGCGATCAACTCTTCTGGGAATGTAGAGAGCAAGCGGCGGGCGAGTGTTATCCAGAGAAGATGCCGGAAATCTTGGCAAACAGCGTTCCGACAAAATTCAAGAGACTCAGTAAAGAAGCTTACGGCCCTGATGCAATGtcgcgagagagagagccgGACGACCCCACGTTCTACCATCGAATTTGGGATTTAATCGTGAGAGCGTATGGAAGCACCCGCTTGACTATGGCCTCCGACAAATTGTTGGCTCTTTCAGGCATAGCTCAGCATTTCGAAACTCTCGTTGACGACACCTATGTCGTGGGGATGTGGCGGAAGCATTTAGCCAGCAATTTACTATGGCATGTTGATCAGGAGACGCAGGTCGACGGCTCTCCATCTATTCGGCCCGAGGTGTACAGGGCCCCATCATTCTCTTGGGCCTCAGTCGATGGCAAAATCATAACTGGACCCCTGATTGATCAATCGAAACTGCTAATAGAGGTGGAAGACGTCCGAATCGAGTACGTGTCGAAAAACAAGACGGGTCTGGTAAAAGGAGGCCATGTCGATCTTAGATGTTGTGTGCTGCCCTTCGAAATGTTTGTGAAGTCCGGCAGCCAACGCCGGTTCCTCTCTCTGAAAGTCAACGGTGTCATTGTCATAGCATCGAGGAAAGATCCGCAACGGAATATTGGTCCTCTGGTACACATGGACATTGGCCAGGAAAGCTTCAACGACGAGAATACCACAGGATCGCTATACTACATTATCGCACAGAAGCAGGATGAACCTGATGGCTTTGTGAGGTGCCTTCTGCTGATGGCCGTAGATGAGAAGAGGAAGGTCTTCAAGAGGATTGGGCTGGCAGTAACCAACGATGCAGAAGAGATTGAGATGCTGCAGAATGGGACACATAACGCCGATGGAAGCTTATCGAACAATTGTGGTCTTGATGGAATTAGAACCATACGAATCATCTGA